One region of Litorilinea aerophila genomic DNA includes:
- a CDS encoding acyl-CoA dehydrogenase family protein: MLHDTMAESTGLQLELSEEMRMLQELARDFARKEILPRADEYDRSGEWPWDIFHKAREVGLVNMNIPEEYGGLGANVLEECLVAEELAYACSGIQTALMLNQLAVLPLLLAGSDEQKKRYFPRLVDEGKIMSYCMTEPDAGSDVAGIKTTATRKGDSYILNGAKTWITDAPVASFFTVFAKTDPEGGHKGMSCFIVERDYPGVSVSKPLEKMGQHAAQAAMVFFEEVEVPASNLVGREGDGFMLAMQVFDRSRPPVAAAATGVARRALDEAVKYAGERTAFGQPIAQFQGVGFMLADMRIRVEAARALAWKAAWLADQGRRNTLEAAIAKAFCADAAMQNTLDAVQVFGGNGYSREYPVEKLMRDAKIYQIYEGTTQIQKAIIVRELYRDARRGSQ, encoded by the coding sequence ATGTTGCACGACACCATGGCAGAGAGCACCGGCCTGCAGCTCGAGCTGTCCGAGGAGATGCGCATGCTCCAGGAGCTGGCCAGGGATTTCGCGCGCAAGGAAATTCTGCCCAGGGCGGATGAATACGATCGCAGCGGGGAATGGCCCTGGGACATCTTCCACAAGGCCCGGGAGGTGGGGCTGGTCAACATGAACATCCCCGAGGAGTACGGCGGCCTGGGCGCCAACGTGCTGGAGGAATGTCTGGTGGCCGAAGAGCTGGCCTATGCCTGCTCCGGCATCCAAACCGCCCTGATGCTCAACCAGTTGGCCGTCCTTCCCTTGCTGCTGGCCGGCAGCGACGAGCAAAAAAAGCGCTATTTCCCCCGGCTGGTGGACGAAGGGAAGATCATGTCCTACTGCATGACCGAGCCCGACGCCGGTTCTGACGTGGCTGGCATCAAAACCACCGCCACCCGCAAGGGCGACAGCTACATCCTCAACGGCGCCAAGACCTGGATCACCGACGCGCCGGTGGCCAGTTTCTTCACCGTCTTTGCCAAGACGGACCCCGAAGGGGGCCACAAGGGCATGAGCTGCTTCATCGTGGAGCGGGATTACCCCGGCGTCAGCGTCAGCAAGCCCCTGGAGAAGATGGGCCAGCACGCGGCCCAGGCAGCCATGGTCTTCTTCGAAGAGGTGGAGGTCCCGGCCAGCAACCTGGTGGGCCGGGAAGGGGACGGGTTCATGCTGGCCATGCAGGTCTTCGACCGCAGTCGCCCCCCGGTGGCTGCGGCGGCCACCGGCGTGGCCCGCCGGGCCCTGGATGAAGCGGTCAAGTATGCGGGAGAGCGGACGGCCTTTGGCCAGCCCATCGCCCAGTTCCAGGGGGTCGGGTTCATGCTGGCCGACATGCGCATCCGGGTGGAGGCGGCCCGAGCCCTGGCGTGGAAGGCCGCCTGGCTGGCAGACCAGGGACGGCGAAACACCCTGGAGGCAGCCATTGCCAAAGCCTTCTGCGCCGATGCCGCCATGCAGAACACCCTGGACGCGGTCCAGGTGTTCGGGGGCAACGGCTACAGCCGGGAGTACCCCG